Proteins from one Megalops cyprinoides isolate fMegCyp1 chromosome 11, fMegCyp1.pri, whole genome shotgun sequence genomic window:
- the LOC118785391 gene encoding TRAF family member-associated NF-kappa-B activator-like, which produces MERNIGDRLNKAYEAYRQASIEKDSAEKELQQKTEYYQRYTQQLEQQIEDQQQLISKLKAQLSSAAKVASGELNCRDPFLQKQEVENFPANKCHPDDTSYTHQLFLRSESMGSAEIPACTLPGTSTENNDILGMFWDLQGKFHLIQALTRKQTDHLRKSCRGNGAASEQNFSMPIQCTDVTAQQAEGPFSSVVRAALEAERPSSPLTPRGTGSAEDDNGSANSLTHLSVRLPPGPDSTYEFLNSTAEKGVDAAKRGEERVTPAPVPAGTEERSLELGGPLLHPLSVLHPASPVCEAVRGPQQPLWNPVLCEAAAQAGSPDPQQSPHPGSCAFCNALVPLDHIYGHLNSHCQGQTRSGR; this is translated from the exons ATGGAGAGGAATATTGGAGACCGGCTCAACAAGGCCTATGAAGCTTACCGACAAGCCTCTATTGAAAAGGACAGTGCTGAAAAGGAACTCCAGCAAAAG ACAGAATATTACCAAAGGTATACCCAGCAACTTGAGCAACAGATAGAAGACCAACAGCAACTTATTTCAAAACTTAAAGCTCAGCTGAGTTCAGCAGCAAAGGTAGCCTCAG GGGAGCTTAACTGTCGGGACCCTTTTCTTCAGAAACAGGAAGTAGAAAACTTTCCGGCCAATAAATGTCACCCAGATGACACCTCATACACGCACCAGTTATTCCTG AGAAGTGAGAGTATGGGTTCTGCAGAAATTCCAGCATGCACATTACCAGGAACAAGTACTGAGAA TAATGATATTCTTGGCATGTTTTGGGACCTTCAGGGGAAATTCCACTTGATCCAGGCACTAACGAGAAAACAGACAGATCACCTGAGAAAATCATGTAGAGGAAACGGTGCCGCAAGTG AGCAGAACTTCTCCATGCCCATCCAGTGCACGGACGTGACGGCCCAGCAGGCCGAGGGGCCCTTCTCCTCCGTGGTGAGGGCGGCGCTGGAGGCCGAGCGGCCCTCCTCACCCCTGACCCCTCGGGGGACTGGCTCCGCGGAGGACGACAACGGCTCCGCTAACTCCCTCACCCACTTGAGCGTCCGGCTCCCGCCCGGCCCTGACAGCACGTATGAGTTCCTGAACAGCACCGCAGAGAAAGGGGTCGACGCAGCGAAGCGCGGGGAAGAGAGGGTCACGCCCGCCCCCGTGCCCGCTGGGACGGAGGAGCGGTCTCTGGAGCTGGGGGGCCCCTTACTAcaccccctctctgtgctgcacccTGCCTCACCCGTCTGTGAGGCTGTTCGTGGGCCCCAGCAG CCCCTGTGGAAccctgtgctctgtgaggctgcagcacaggcaggaagCCCTGACCCCCAGCAGAGCCCACACCCAGGAAGCTGCGCCTTCTGCAACGCCCTCGTTCCCCTGGATCACATCTACGGACACCTTAATTCACACTGTCAGGGTCAGACCAGGAGTGGACGCTAG